From Caldisericia bacterium, one genomic window encodes:
- a CDS encoding iron ABC transporter permease translates to MKKKLFVIIIFVLLILSIFLSLSFGAKRYSFLEVIKFILNSKKGDELFLKIRLPRVLSSVFVGASLSIAGLLSQTLFYNPLADPFLFGISSGANFFVTLSLFLGLDTLFRYSLSLFSFLGALFSVSIIYLISKIKGKITPLNLLLSGVAINYLFSSLSTFMILWGRDILNKSVFWTLSGLSTVDTNKLIFLISIFIPSLIITIFISFNLDVYSLGEDEAKTLGVNLDSLKTITLILIAILTGISVYVSGIIGFIGLMVPNVLREIFGLKHLKLILLSIIFGGFLLTISDFFGRSIFYPSEIPIATITSFLGVPFFLYVLWKEKVF, encoded by the coding sequence ATGAAAAAGAAACTATTTGTTATTATAATTTTTGTTTTATTAATTCTCTCAATTTTTTTATCTCTATCTTTTGGTGCAAAAAGATATTCTTTTTTAGAAGTAATTAAATTTATATTAAATTCAAAAAAAGGAGATGAGCTTTTTTTAAAAATAAGATTACCCAGAGTACTATCTTCAGTTTTTGTTGGAGCTTCTCTTTCTATTGCAGGACTTTTATCTCAAACTTTATTTTATAATCCTCTTGCAGATCCTTTTTTATTTGGTATTTCTTCTGGTGCGAATTTTTTTGTGACTCTATCTCTTTTTTTAGGTTTAGATACATTATTTAGATATTCTTTATCTCTCTTTTCATTTTTAGGCGCTCTATTTTCTGTCTCAATAATCTATCTTATTAGTAAAATAAAGGGAAAAATCACCCCTCTAAATCTCCTTCTTTCAGGTGTTGCAATTAACTATCTTTTTTCTTCTCTTTCAACTTTCATGATTTTATGGGGAAGAGATATATTAAATAAATCAGTTTTTTGGACATTATCTGGACTTTCAACAGTTGATACAAACAAACTTATATTTTTAATTTCCATTTTTATTCCATCATTAATAATAACTATTTTTATTAGTTTCAACCTTGATGTTTATTCACTTGGAGAAGATGAAGCAAAAACTCTTGGTGTTAATTTAGACTCTTTAAAAACAATTACATTAATTTTGATTGCAATCTTAACTGGGATTAGTGTATATGTATCTGGAATAATTGGTTTTATAGGTCTTATGGTTCCAAATGTTTTAAGAGAAATTTTTGGTCTTAAACACTTAAAACTTATTCTTCTTTCAATAATTTTTGGAGGGTTTCTTTTAACTATCTCAGATTTCTTTGGAAGATCAATTTTTTACCCATCAGAAATTCCAATAGCAACAATAACTTCATTTTTAGGGGTTCCTTTCTTTTTATATGTTTTGTGGAAAGAAAAGGTCTTTTAA